gatttcttactggtctgagccaccagggaagcaagcttCCCTGATTATCCTGATTATCCATATCCAAAGCTCATGATCTTTTGATTAGATCACAAGCAGCTTCTGTACAAATTTTTAAACTCTTGGGTGAGTCAAAAACATTTATTCAGCAAGTGTTTGATCCCCTACTTTGTGTCAAGTACTGGGTATTCTTCAGTGAGTCAGACAGACAGTCCCTGTCCTTGGAACTTAGAAGTTTAGTGAAGGAGATGGACAATTGCAATGCAGATAGCTGGATGCTGTGATAGCTACAGCGCAGCTAACCCAGACGGGATGGCAGAGGAGGGGTGCGGAAGGCTTTCTGAAAGTCTAAAATAAGCCTGTAAGGATAAAAACTGAGTTAGCTGGGTAATGGCAGAATGTTCCAGGTaggcagaagaaacagatttCTCCTACTTGAACCTCCATGAGGGAAACAGAAGGGACGGTACATTCAGGTACAGTGTCTGTTTAACCCACGAGTGTGCCAATCGGCCTGAGATAAATACTTGGGTTTCCCTCCAGGTGAGGCAGTCCCAGCCCATTGCTGCATCCTGTCAGCCTGCAGCCCCTTCTTCACAGAGCGCCTGGAGCGGGAGAAGCCAGCCCAGGGTCGGAAGGTAGTGCTTGAGCTGGGGGGCCTGAAGATCAGGACCCTGCGGAAGCTGGTGGACTTCCTCTACACCTCCGAGATGGAATTATCTGGGGAAGAAGCCCAGGATGTGCTTTCCGCAGCCCGCCAGCTCCGTGTGTCTGAGCTCGAATCCCTCCAGCTAGAGGGTGGGAAGCTGGTGAAGGCCCCTCAGGGTCGAAGGCTGAACAGGGAGTGCCTGCAACCTCCCAGCCCTGCGCCAATCTCTGCCAGGGTGGTGGCTTCCAGCCGCCGACCTCGAGCCCCCCTGCCTGTCACCCAGGCGCCCTGTCCTCTCGGGGCAGCAAGACTGAAGTCctcggggaaggaggaggggcccCCGGAGAAGAACCACCGACAGAACCCGGAGAACTCATCTGGCACTCTCCTACTCAAGAGGAAGGCCAGAGCCTGCCCAGCTCCACAAGAAACAATCGCTTCACCATCGAGCCACGGTCAGGGACCTAAAGAGAACAGGAGTGACCGCACCCTCAGTCCTGTCGCACTCTCCCCACCCAGCTTGTACCCCTCCGTCGACGAGCGACTCCTACCCAGGAAGATCAAGCTGAGCCGCTCAAAGCCATCTCCCGATGTCTGTACATCcaagcctgccagcctcctcagtGGAGCCAGCGCAGTGCCCACAGTCCCTGGCCGGCGTCTGTGGCGGCAGAAGAGTACAAATAAAGAAGCACCCGAGGACAAGCAGAAAACAGGGAGAGCCAGTCCCCTCGGGAGCAGCCCAAGCGCATCGGGTCTTGGGAAGATGGGTGGGAACAAGAAGAGGAGCCCCGAAGCCAGGGCCCCGCACCCGGACTCTGCAGAGGAGGGGCAGGTTGGGAGAGTGAAGCTTCGCAAGATTGTCAACGGGACCTGCTGGGAGGTCGTTCAGGAGCCTCCCCTCAGAATCTCTCAAGGTAGCCCTCAAATCCCAGAACTCAAAGACTCAGGAGAGCTTCTGGGGACACAGCCATCCCCAGGTAAGGAGCTGGATCTGTCGTCCGCGAGAACAAACCTGTGTGAGGACTCACCCGTGTGCTCCAGGCTACAAGACATTTTGCTCTCTGCAGGCCGCTCCCCAGACCACCCAGTGGAGAAGTCCGAGTTTGGGTCCAGCCCAGAGCTGGTAGGGAAGGAACCTGGACTGGACGTGGACTGCAGAGAGTCCTACACGTTCAACCCAGCCCTGCTCGGGCAGCCCTGCGAAGCTGAGGAGTACCGCATCACCAGTGCTGCCGCCACCAGTGAGCTGGAGGAGATCCTGGATTTCATGCTCTGCGGCTCCGACATTGAGCCGCCCATGGAGTCTCTGGAGAGTCCCCGGGCTGAGGGCTGCAGGACCCCGAGTTACCACCTGACAGAAACAGGCAAGACCTGGATTGAAGGGGAAGAATGGTGTTTGCCGGACGTGGAGCTCTGGCCCAGGGAGctcacgggactggaaaaggaacCTCTTTGTGAGAACAAAGGGCCAGCTGAGCCCTTCAGCCCCCTAGACCTGCCCTCTGAGAACAAAGAGCCAGCTGAGCCCTTCAGCCCCCTTGTCATGCCCTCCGAGGTAAGTGAGGGGGAGGTGTTTTCAGTGGGAGGCTCTTGGACTCCAGACCTGGAAATTagcagctcccagccactggaaGGTCAGAGAGACAAACTTCTCCACATGGACTCCCTTGACCCTCCCCAAAGGTCCTATGGAGACCTCTCGCCTCCCTGTTCAAACTGGGTGGACGCTGGCCTGGAAGTGTCCCTATCAATGGATGAGGTATTATACCCAGCTCCAGAGGCAGGCAAGGAGGAATCTGGCAGCTCTGAGTGGGCGGGTCCACTTCCTGCCAGCCCTGAAGAGGAGATTGATGTAGGCTCACTGTCAGAGGGGATTCTACCCACGAATATTCTCTGCGTGTGGCCTGACCCTTCCTCAGAGTCAGAAACGGAGGTAGACATACTAACATAGTGGCAGAGCAGGGAGGGCAGGCCGCAGGGACGGGGAGGGTGGGACATGCTGGCTGAGAGGTCACTGCCAGGCCCGCACACGCCCCTGTCCCCTTAGCACCAGAGGCAGGCATACCCGTAGCTCTCCTTCCCTCTGCAGGCTTTTGGAGCCAGGCAGAAGTCACTCGATAGGTAGAAAATTATGAACTTGAATCCCCTTCTTTTATAATCTTGTCTTCCAGTTAGTGACAagtgaaacaataaactgtgtggTCACCAACTCTAGTGGGTCACAGGTGACAGCAAAGCCAGTCTCCGCGAGCAGCAGGCATCTGATCACTAGTACCTGGTGTGTATGGCTTAGTCACTGCCGGCATGGGACGTGTAGCCAAAAGCTCCACGGGGCTGGGAAGGTGTCCTGCACCATCACTTCTGAGAAGTGAGGTGagaaaaatagtttcttttatttccttttcccccaTAGTTTATACAAGTATTTCTCATGCTCTAATAAGGGACCATAGGAGACCCAAGTTAATTGGTGACCTCAGGCTATGAAGAACATGAGGACCAATCCCAGAAGGCTGGCTGAGGGCCCCCTTCCCATATTAATAAATTCACTTCATGACTCAGGCTTTATGTCAACTCagatcctttaatttttattaaaccaAATCCAAGAACTTTTCAATGTCTTACTAGAGGACTGCCTCACAACTGAACCATCGTTTCTGGAGGGGAGGAAACCACAGCTTcggggacatgactgaagtttgGCCACGTCCCGTCATAAATGCTCCAGTATCACCAGGGACAGAGGCtgtgaaaaggagaaaggaaaagagttaGAGAAGGGATCCAGGTAATCCTAGCCAGCCCTCCACCACTGAACATAGAGAGCTCAAGGGGTGTACACGCACCCTGCCCCCATCTCACTCAACATCAAGTGCCTGACAACATGCAAAAGCCCTGTGTGCAGCACTCGGAAAAAGACAGGGTCGGATTCTGCGACCAGGAGTGCCAGCACCACCGTGCAGGGCTGGCAGCACATACTGGTAACACGGAGGGCAGCAGGCATACCTGAAACTACACAGAGATGTGGCCAGGGAGaagcaacatacacacacataagtgAGGGCGTCGGTGGGATTTACAGGAAAGTGAGCGGttgtttttaaaatggaacaGCAGCCCATACTCCAAGGGACACAGTTCTCTGCACCCTCTAAGGACACAATTTGCATTCTCATAGTCATTTACATTACCAACGGCATTCCACGACTTAGCTCAGAGACACTGGAGTGAAACAGGAAGGTTGTAGCAAAGGGCACAGTGAATAGGAAATTTTAGGGGGGGGTGGGGCGACTTCAGTTTTTCCACCAGGAAAAAGAGGACGAGGTATTCCCACTAGAGGAAATCTCGAGAGCAGAAGCGAGTTATGAAGATGTCGGTCCTGGGTGAAATCAGGGCTTTAACAGGAAGGGCTGCTTCGCCAGCAGCCGCACCAAGATCAGCCCACGCCCCCCATTTGCCATCTCGAACCTCAGCGAGACGCCTTCTGCCCCACCTCCCTACGAAAGGTACTTcttcagctcctccagcaccacgTGAGGCTCCGGAAACTTGAGTTTGCGTGGGGGCCCCTTCTTAAGACCCGTCCAGAGCTCCGCGCCTGGGAAGAAAGGCCACGTGAAGCGCAACGGCTCTGGAACCCGGCAGCCGTTCCCCGAAGCCACCGGGAGGCGGCGGTCTGGAGGCCCGCGCTGTCCGGCCCCCGCGCCCGGCCCGCACTCACTGCTGCCGTCGGCGCGCAGCAGCGTCACCTCGAAGCTGCCCCTCCGCGGCCTGGCGGGGTTCACCTTCACCGCCAGCTCGGGGGCCTGCAGGCGCAGCGCCTGGCTCAGGGCCGCGGCGTTGCGCCCGTAGACTCGTCAGCTCGTGCTGCGGGAAGAGGAGCGAGGTCAGAGCCGGGCCCCGGCCTGCGGCGCCCGCGCCCCCGCGCCCCGGGCCGCTCACCAGTGCTCGATGACGACGCTCGGCCCCGCCACTTCCCCCTCCTGGCCGCCGGCCGGCTTCTCCCGCTTCTCGGCCGCAGCGGCCAGCGCCGCCTCGGCCTTCCGCTTCCTCCCGCGGGACGCCATGGCGCCTGGGGCCCGGCTGGGGACAGGGCACAGGCGCGGCCACCGGGCACAGACCAGCCGGGCTCCGAGCGCCGAACCGCAGCCCAGGAACTCAGCTCCCGACGCGAAACCTCTCTTAAGCTGCGGCAAGCGTGGCGCAGGGCGCACACGTGGTCTGGAGGCGGGGCCTCGGGCGAAGGCGCGCTGTGCGCAGAGGCGGGGAGGTGCGGGGCGCCGCGCCCAACCACCTGGCTGGGGGGCCGGGTCGCTGCGAAAACAAGTCTTCGCGCAGGCTTTCCTGTAACCGCGGCGCCAGCTTGAACGGTGTCCACCAGGACTGCTACCCGAAACTTCGCTCCTGGGACCCACGGAGCAGTCCCAGACCAAGTGTACAGCTTAACCTCTGGGATTAAGTAAACTTTGTTACGGGTGCAGGGTTTTGATTTGAAGCTTGGATTGTTTCCTAGTCTTTAAAGCCAAGCCAATATTATATCTCCAGTTCATTTTGAGCTTCTTCCAAGTTAACTGCTTTCTAACGTCGGTAATCATTCAGGATCCTTCGTTAACTAATATGAATAAATACTAAGTAAATTCACTATACTGTTTACATCATTGACTTTCAAGTGGGATAGTAGGGTGTTAGAAATATCAAGACCATTTGaggaacatttttaaatgcatgcAAAGGTCCTGAGATTTTGACGAGCCTACCTAATGTCTATTTTGAAAAAGATGCCCAGGGATTTCTTAAGCCCTACTCATCCCCCatttcctcccccttctctttcaTTAAGGTCTGTACTGTCATATCATGATAATCTAGATTCTTCAGTTCTGTTGGATACCTACTCttcaaaagggcttcccaggtggccaagtggtaaagaatccacttgccaatgcaggaaacatgggtgtgctcctgggtcgggaagatcccctggagaaaggaaatggcaacccactccagtattcttgccaaggacatgccgtggacggaggagcctggcagactagtcCACAGGATGACGAGCAACTAAGCACCAACACAGGGAAGACCCAACCCTCTGCAGCTGTCCACAACCCCAGGGACCTGTGTGCAGCGTCTGATGAACTAAGCAGGTGGCCTTTGAAATGAAGACTATGGAGGAGTCCTCTGCAATTGCCTGGCTTTTCTAACGCAAGTGACCAACACTTCCACTTGTGATGCATGAATCACACACAAAGGCACAATCAAAAGTGATTCTCAGTCTGTTTATTGTGCAAAACCATCAACTGGGTGTGGGGAGGATGCAGGAGGGTTAAGTGAGCCACCATCCAGGGCCCACCACACAAAGGAAGTCTCAAAGTTCTATTCCCCTCCCTCCCAATCTTCATAAAATAGGTAGATTATTCAGAAATCTTCAAAGAGAAAAGTCTGTGGTTAAAGGTTTTTCCTTGGGACCGGTCACAGGCTTATACTTTTTTAAATACAGACCACAGACTAAGCCAGAAGGGCCTAAAGGAGTAAGATTCCATGAGGGGAAAATCTCAGCACTAACTCTGCACCTTGGCCTGTTTACGCTAGGGTTTAATCTAGTCTAAGTAGGCTGCATGGCGCCACCGTGAGGAATGATGAGACCAGAGCCTGATGGAGACGTCAGACAGCACACGGTGGTGTGTGCTGGCCCAGCGTGGAGGGCAAACCTTCTCCCTCCGCCAGACAAGATCTTTCCCTCCCTCCAGTGAAACAGCAGGCCGCAACAGTGGGGGCCTTCCTAGAGGGTACCTGTCATTGCCCTGGATGCCTCTTAAAAATCAGAAGCAATACCCTCCCCATCTAGGCATAGCCAAACAGGGGAAACATAAATAGAAGGCCCGGGCCTCAGGCAAGGCTTGTGGTTACAGAAAGGGCAGGGCCTCCG
This portion of the Capra hircus breed San Clemente chromosome 15, ASM170441v1, whole genome shotgun sequence genome encodes:
- the BTBD18 gene encoding BTB/POZ domain-containing protein 18 codes for the protein MCSPASPKILYRNPRFLRLAFLQLYHQQQSGVFCDVLLQAEGEAVPAHCCILSACSPFFTERLEREKPAQGRKVVLELGGLKIRTLRKLVDFLYTSEMELSGEEAQDVLSAARQLRVSELESLQLEGGKLVKAPQGRRLNRECLQPPSPAPISARVVASSRRPRAPLPVTQAPCPLGAARLKSSGKEEGPPEKNHRQNPENSSGTLLLKRKARACPAPQETIASPSSHGQGPKENRSDRTLSPVALSPPSLYPSVDERLLPRKIKLSRSKPSPDVCTSKPASLLSGASAVPTVPGRRLWRQKSTNKEAPEDKQKTGRASPLGSSPSASGLGKMGGNKKRSPEARAPHPDSAEEGQVGRVKLRKIVNGTCWEVVQEPPLRISQGSPQIPELKDSGELLGTQPSPGKELDLSSARTNLCEDSPVCSRLQDILLSAGRSPDHPVEKSEFGSSPELVGKEPGLDVDCRESYTFNPALLGQPCEAEEYRITSAAATSELEEILDFMLCGSDIEPPMESLESPRAEGCRTPSYHLTETGKTWIEGEEWCLPDVELWPRELTGLEKEPLCENKGPAEPFSPLDLPSENKEPAEPFSPLVMPSEVSEGEVFSVGGSWTPDLEISSSQPLEGQRDKLLHMDSLDPPQRSYGDLSPPCSNWVDAGLEVSLSMDEVLYPAPEAGKEESGSSEWAGPLPASPEEEIDVGSLSEGILPTNILCVWPDPSSESETEVDILT